The following coding sequences lie in one Oryctolagus cuniculus chromosome 7, mOryCun1.1, whole genome shotgun sequence genomic window:
- the LOC138850323 gene encoding uncharacterized protein: MCIASILYHSASPITVHPHHSAPHQSSPSQCTPTQSSPSQSPPSQSSPSQSPPSQSSPSQSPPSQSSPSQSSPSQSSPSQCTPITVHPHHSHPHHSAPPSQSPPSQSSPSQSPPSQSSHSQCTPSVIPITVIPITVIPITVIPITVIPITVIPITVHPISHPHHSAPPSQCTPITAIPITVTPITVMPITVTPITVHPHHSHPYHSHPHHSHPHHSHPHHSAPHQSSPSQCTPITVMPITVIPITVHPHHSHPYHSHPHHSHPHHSAPHQSSPSQCTRITVTPITVMPITVHPHHSHPHHSHPHHSHPHHSAPPSQSSQSQCTPITVIPITVIPITVMPITVITVHAHHSHPHHSAPPSQSSPSQSSPSQSPPSQSSQSQCTPITVIPITVTPITVIPITVHPHHSHLHQSSPSQCTPITVIPITVIPITVHPHHSHPHHSAPPSQSPPSQSPPSQCTPITVHPHHSHPHHSHPHHSHPHHSAPPSQSSQSQCTPITVIPITVIPITVMPITCTPITVIPITVHPHHSHPNHSAPPSQSSPSQCTPITVHPHHSHPHHSAPPSQCTPTTVIPITVIPITVITVHPHHSHPHHSHPHHSAPPSQCTPITVIPITVTPITVIPITVTPFTVIPITVHPHHSHPHHSAPPSQCTPITVIPITVIPITVIPITGRKRKPRHPFGNSAEIDQARQALPWSAGRSALQFTCTKPSI; encoded by the exons AtgtgcattgccagcatcctctatcacAGTGCATCCCCCATCACAGTGCACCCCCATCACAGTGCACCCCATCAGTCATCCCCATCACAGTGCACCCCCACACAGTCATCCCCATCACAGTCACCCCCATCACAGTCATCCCCATCACAGTCACCCCCATCACAGTCATCCCCATCACAGTCACCCCCATCACAGTCATCCCCATCACAGTCATCCCCATCACAGTCATCCCCATCACAGTGCACCCCCATCACAGTGCACCCCCATCACAGTCACCCCCATCACAGTGCACCCCCATCACAGTCACCCCCATCACAGTCGTCCCCATCACAGTCACCCCCATCACAGTCATCCCATTCACAGTGCACCCCATCAGTCATCCCCATCACAGTCATCCCCATCACAGTCATCCCCATCACAGTGATCCCTATCACAGTCATCCCCATCACAGTCATCCCCATCACAGTGCACCCCATCAGTCATCCCCATCACAGTGCACCCCCATCACAGTGCACCCCCATCACAGCCATCCCCATCACAGTCACCCCCATCACAGTCATGCCCATCACAGTCACCCCCATCACAGTGCACCCCCATCACAGTCATCCCTATCACAGTCATCCCCATCACAGTCATCCCCATCACAGTCATCCCCATCACAGTGCACCCCATCAGTCATCCCCATCACAGTGCACCCCCATCACAGTCATGCCCATCACAGTCATCCCCATCACAGTGCACCCCCATCACAGTCATCCCTATCACAGTCATCCCCATCACAGTCATCCCCATCACAGTGCACCCCATCAGTCATCCCCATCACAGTGCACCCGCATCACAGTCACCCCCATCACAGTCATGCCCATCACAGTGCACCCGCATCACAGTCACCCCCATCACAGTCATCCCCATCACAGTCATCCCCATCACAGTGCACCCCCATCACAGTCATCCCAATCACAGTGCACCCCCATCACAGTCATCCCCATCACAGTCATCCCCATCACAGTCATGCCCATCACAGTGATCACAGTGCATGCCCATCACAGTCATCCCCATCACAGTGCACCCCCATCACAGTCATCCCCATCACAGTCATCCCCATCACAGTCACCCCCATCACAGTCATCCCAATCACAGTGCACCCCCATCACAGTCATCCCCATCACAGTCACCCCCATCACAGTCATCCCAATCACAGTGCACCCCCATCACAGTCATCTCCATCAGTCATCCCCATCACAGTGCACCCCCATCACAGTCATCCCAATCACAGTCATCCCCATCACAGTGCACCCCCATCACAGTCATCCCCATCACAGTGCACCGCCATCACAGTCACCCCCATCACAGTCACCCCCATCACAGTGCACCCCCATCACAGTGCACCCCCATCACAGTCACCCCCATCACAGTCATCCCCATCACAGTCATCCCCATCACAGTGCACCCCCATCACAGTCATCCCAATCACAGTGCACCCCCATCACAGTCATCCCCATCACAGTCATCCCCATCACAGTCATGCCCATCACA TGCACCCCCATCACAGTCATCCCCATCACAGTGCACCCCCATCACAGTCATCCCAATCACAGTGCACCCCCATCACAGTCATCCCCATCACAGTGCACCCCCATCACAGTGCACCCCCATCACAGTCATCCCCATCACAGTGCACCCCCATCACAGTGCACCCCCACCACAGTCATCCCCATCACAGTCATCCCCATCACAGTGATCACAGTGCACCCCCATCACAGTCATCCCCATCACAGTCATCCCCATCACAGTGCACCCCCATCACAGTGCACCCCCATCACAGTCATCCCCATCACAGTCACCCCCATCACAGTCATCCCCATCACAGTCACCCCCTTCACAGTCATCCCCATCACAGTGCACCCCCATCACAGTCATCCCCATCACAGTGCACCCCCATCACAGTGCACCCCCATCACAGTCATCCCCATCACAGTCATCCCCATCACAGTCATCCCCATCACA